One window of the Kallotenue papyrolyticum genome contains the following:
- a CDS encoding GntR family transcriptional regulator → MHVSGLDRASAVPLYLQLKQWLELQIASGQLAPHSRVPSERELSEQFAISRMTARQALAELIQEGRLYTRAGKGTFVAEPKIRQNLQALTGFTEDMRARGLVPRTRVLAQQIVPATGPIAQALNVPEETPVLRLQRLRLADDAPMALENSTLHVPDLEQLLACDLSGSLYAVLRERFAIVPAEAIQEFEAALPQPHERALLQVPEGAPVLKIQRTTFDARGQPFEYVASIYRGDRYRFVARLVREGQP, encoded by the coding sequence ATGCACGTGTCTGGTCTCGATCGCGCCAGCGCTGTGCCGCTCTATCTGCAGCTCAAGCAATGGTTGGAGCTGCAGATCGCCAGCGGGCAGCTTGCACCGCACAGTCGCGTGCCCTCGGAACGCGAGTTGAGCGAGCAGTTCGCCATCAGCCGCATGACGGCGCGCCAGGCGCTGGCCGAGCTGATCCAGGAGGGACGGCTCTACACCCGCGCCGGCAAGGGTACCTTTGTCGCCGAGCCCAAGATTCGTCAGAACCTCCAGGCGCTAACCGGCTTCACCGAGGACATGCGCGCGCGGGGGTTGGTGCCGCGCACGCGCGTTCTGGCACAGCAGATCGTGCCAGCGACGGGGCCGATCGCCCAGGCGCTGAACGTGCCCGAAGAGACGCCGGTCTTGCGCTTGCAGCGGCTGCGCCTGGCTGATGACGCGCCGATGGCGCTGGAAAACTCCACGCTGCACGTGCCCGATCTTGAGCAGTTGCTGGCCTGCGATCTGAGCGGCTCGCTCTATGCCGTGTTGCGCGAGCGCTTCGCGATCGTGCCCGCCGAAGCGATCCAGGAATTCGAAGCCGCGCTGCCGCAGCCACACGAGCGCGCGCTGCTGCAGGTGCCGGAGGGCGCGCCCGTGCTCAAGATTCAACGCACCACCTTCGATGCGCGTGGCCAGCCCTTCGAGTATGTTGCGTCGATCTATCGTGGCGATCGCTACCGCTTTGTTGCCCGTCTGGTGCGCGAGGGACAACCATGA